TTTTTAAGTCAAAAATCTATTAAAGCTTTTCAATTACATCAATCCCAGTGGAGGCTAACGGTCAAGATCTTTCTAACTCCATGATTTGCGGACACTAATTAAGAATCTAAAACTCACTCAACTCTTACACTTGTCccctctattttttttaataaaatttctaaaatatataattatataaaataatgagGCATATTGGGTATTATTGGCTCAATTTGACCCAATGAAATTGAAATAAGATTCTATACAAGTTCTAACAATGCAAAGGGTATTGGGATTAACTattgaaaaatgtatattttaaTAATGTACTTTCAATTTAAAGGGTTGGTAAGAGAATTTGTTGTTAGATTTGGATGCCTTAGACTAAGAAACTACATATATATACCTAAACACCAAATGTTCTTTGTCCATAATAAGGTTATaaagtacaaagaaaagaagaagaagaagaagaaagaaaaggcAATTATAAACAATATATACTAATGCTTAAACAAGAAGCAAATTGGGATGAGATTTTATGAGATCTACTACATATGTACTTTGAATCACTGAGTTtgctatcatatatatatatatactttttatgtgtgcagaaaatatataattttttttatatacatatatatagtactATTACACATCATTAATTCTTTATCAGAAGTATGCAAGTAATGAAGTACACTAAAaagagtatatatataaattaaattatattatatacaAAATTTTCTGAGGAGTTGGAGACATTTGCATGAGCTTTCACATGATCGAAACTTCCCTTCGAATTTTGTCTCACTATAAAAATATACACTTAAAACAAACAATAACTCattgttatttatttatctttgtaATTCCTGATTTTACTTGAAAACATTGTTTAAATATGTTTACAATTTTGTTCGGGGAGTTGTCAATACTATTTGTGATTATGTTTTAGGAGTGATGATAATAATATATGACAAATGAATTTCTTTGATATAAATGTTGAAGTTATAAAACTAATAATTAGGTAGCTTAACTTATCTAATGATGACTAATATGTTGCTGGAGTGGGAAgtattttttatacttagttttggTCTTATACGAAATAACAAGTATAAGCTTTCTTATTttaaatatacatttatatatatatatatatattactaggtagaagcaacgtgtatttacttagttttaaaattataaacattgtctataattttaataaaaattgattcactgtttttttaaatatatataataaaatcaattatatttttatagtatatataaatatttatattaataatctctacatatatgacatataaacacaacgttgatataaatatatatttacatggctacataacatatatatatataaaatataataatatttaaaaagaaattagtaatagaaataaaataagaatagaaaaagtaatAGTGTAGACACTAGGATACATgaatcaactatttttagtttctaatatatatCACAatatcctttggtgaatttgatgaacaaAAAGAGTTCCAATCACTTGACAAAaatcaaactatcacacaaatttataagataaaagtatatatatttattatttttaaataaatatgatttaattatttaaattatcataaaatatcttaaaaatattatattttaattaattaattagtttatttttgtttaagtttatgtttgtttttgttttttacttTAGTAATGACAAaaaatgattatatattatatgtttaatataatattaagtttaagtttaattaaattttatttaaattattaaatatatggttttattatttttaaataattatcattgtaaaatatctcaaaaatatcatattttaatttgtttaattaataatttatttaattttatttaaatttaagtcatgcttacaatctaccgttaaatataacaaaattttgttaaatataagaatattctattaaagttaacggAGAAAGTGAAAAaccgttaaaataaaaaatttccgttatctccACACTTTTTATACAGAAGAATTATTCAAGCCAACATGTTTATATAATTCTCATTgtgttttttcttctttgttttaCAAGTTAAAATTTTCTAAATATATTTAATACAACATGCATATGAATAAATTTACTTATGTTACAAGTAACACTAAAAAACTTCTCAAATTCCAATTACAATTGGCTAAATCACAAGCTTTCCAATACTATATTAAGACTTAATCACTTTAATTATAAAAGACCTATGTGGTTTTGCCTATTCCTATCTCTGCTGACTACTTCTAGTCATTGTTTTTCAAATTGACCAACATTTTTTTTTGCTAATGACACAAATTACAAAACGAAACTAGTTTCCAATACAAAAATGTCAAAACCATGCATTAAATGTTGCAAATATAACAAAATTTCTCTTTCAAAAACAGCAATATATAAATACAATGAATTTGTATTTTCAATTACAACTACAGTTgcttttttttaacattttaaaagCACTTTTTCCCCTTTAGGCAACCTCAAAATTACTTTCTAAAAAATTCCCCATTCTAGATTGAAATAATATATTGTGAGGGAAAATTAAAGATATACACaacataaatatgtatatatatatatacacactcaCACTcccattaaattattattttttattttctatatattCTGTCAAAGTTTTCTTTTGAAGATTTCCCATTGAGTCTGACCAAACTCTCCATTCTCTCAAAGAAAATCATCAAGTTACCTGTTCCACCAGTTTTCCGGTAAAACCTCCCACAAAGCACCaacctttatttatttatatatttattcattttaattgtttttttttgggTTACTCTGTACTCACTATAATACCAGAATCGCATGAGCCAATCACTCTCCCATTTCTCTCTCTCAAAATCCGTACAAAATCCACAACCAAACCCACTGAGTGAAGAATTTTTGTACAATAAAGTTGGGTTTTGCTCGAACCCCAATTTCTCTCTCGCTTTTTTTTCTTTGGAAATTCAAAAAATTGAATCACAAGCCGACGCCAAAGCGCGTTTTGAGTAGCTGTATGCTACGACAGAGTTTGAGTCACTCTTCATTATCACCATCATCGTCGTCATCTTCATCGTCTTCTTCCTATTTTAAGTAAATAGATACTGACATTTTGCGGATTCATTACTGAGTAGGCACTAATAGTGACCATGAATGACGTACTGAGTTATCGAAACTAATTCATTAAGAGGTGTGATTTTGTTCTCTGCTTCTTTTCGTGTTGGGATCGCCACAAAATCGCAGTGGATCTGAGACTTTGGAGCTTCTTCACGGTAAGAAATGATGCCATAGTCGTCTCtctgttttttaaaaaattttggtgaagaagaagaagtaacGCTATTTGAAGTTCTGAGTTTTCTTTTATGTGGTCCAGTAATGGAGATTTTCTGCTTGACTCAGCTGAATTTTCTGTGTGGTTTCTACTCTTTTTCTTTCTACTATTGGTTTCTCATagctttttttgttttttttttgtttctgtgATTGCAGATTTCTCGTTCAACATAGGGTTGAATATTTCAGACGAGGCTCTTCAGAATCTCATTTCTTTTTTTCCGGGAAAGAATCACTTTCTGGAATTTCCTTTTCTCAGTGAATCTCATACTGAACCCCACCAAAATGGGAAAATCAGCTACAACCGGACGAGACTGGACTCAGATCTACGCGATCTACGGGCTCGACCAATGGCAGACCTTACTCTTCCTCCTCTTCCACGCCATCCTCTTCACTGTCCTCTCCATCCTCTACCTCGCTTACTTCAACCCCGTAGTCCACCTCTTCGAGCGTTTCCTCGCCGTGGCCTCCGTTCCAGGCGGAGCCGCTCGTTTCGCCGCCGGGTTCACCGGCTCCGTCACGGCAATCTCCGCCATTTGCCTCTTCTTCGCCGCGGCCAACTTCTTCTACTCTTCTCTCCCGCTGCACTACGACATGGCCCACCGCATGGTCAACTCAGTAAACGATTGGTCAACGGTTAAACACGCCCTCGACTTGGGCTGCGGCCGTGGGATCCTCCTCAACGCAGTGGCGACCCAGCTCAAGAAAGGCGGGAGTTCGGGTCGGGTCGTGGGCCTGGACCGGTCGAAGAGCTCGACCCTCTCGACTCTACGGACGGCCAAGATGGAAGGTGTTGGGGAGTACGTGACTTGCCGTGAGGGTGATCCCAGGAGATTACCTTTCGGAGATAACTACTTCGACGTGGTAGTATCCGGTGTGTTCGTCCACACGGTGGGTAAGGAGCACGGACCCAAGACGGTGGCGGCATCCGCCGAGAGAATGAGGGCGGTGGGTGAGCTCGTAAGGGTGCTCAAGCCCGGTGGGGTTGGGGTCGTGTGGGACCTGGTGCACGTGCCGGAGTACGTGCGGCGGCTACAGGAGTTGAAGATGGAAGACGTGAGAGTCTCCGAACGTGTGACGGCTTTTATGGTCAACAGCCACATCGTCTCGTTTAGAAAGCCTAGTCAGCATTTTGTGGGACCCAATGAGGTCAGGCTGGATTGGAGATGCTGATGTGGAAAATGGaaacatattattataatattatattatattaaaaaaaaaagaaagatataTACTTGAGGattattagaagaaaaaaaagagaagagaaaaaaaaataatggtttttttttctttcgttTTGAATATTACATAGTTTGGTATGTAAGATTATAATGATGATGTTTGAGGAGGCGAAGCTGACTCAGATGGTTTGGtggaatatataatatatatatatatatatattcgtatTTGTATAACGTAGTTTGTCATATAATATGGTTTTAATGCCAACTTTTCTCCAACTAGATATGATTTTGTCCCGGCTTAGTGAAAGATATAGAATATGTATATTACTAGTCATTTTTTAATGCTTATTTTTCATCTTATTTGAGtaagatttttctttttcaaataaataaatatattttgagtgATGGATTAGGATGATGTTTTCGCAATCAAGTTGTTGGGTGGAAAAGTGGGGATGTTGTAATGTCACTCTCAAATAATAGTATGAGTTTTGAGTAGCATGCAAATGAGTGGAATGGAAAATGGATATTTAGATTTAGATTTagatttcaaatttatttatttatcttattgGCATCTGATCTGCTTGCTTCCCATCTCATGCGGTTCTATCATGTTCAAACTTTTCAGAAAGTGGTCTCAATTGATTTTGTTTTCTTCCAATAGGTCAATAGACATTTTAGTTTATATATTATTGCAAATTTACTAGTTATTTCAATTACTCTCACCCAAAGATGGTTTGTAATAGTACAACAAAACCTGTATGTATATAAGGAAGTTAGGTAATATATACATTACAAAATTGTCATTTTGCATGATGAAGCTTGAGCAcgaaaaacatgatatttttaagaaaatGTTCATTTAAAAATGATACATTTTAAAAGGAACACTAAATATGTGAGTCCTATCAAATGAATAGATTAGAAAAATTAGACCTTTTGCAATACAAATTAATAAAGTGAcaccatttaattttttttggagtGGTCAAATGCTGTATAGAACAGGAGCCTTACCTAGTATTTTTTGCAAAGTAACCTTAACAAGATTGGCATAGTAACAATAATGCATCTTTGCATATTATTGCAACAACAATAAAT
The Humulus lupulus chromosome 6, drHumLupu1.1, whole genome shotgun sequence DNA segment above includes these coding regions:
- the LOC133782650 gene encoding uncharacterized protein LOC133782650, coding for MGKSATTGRDWTQIYAIYGLDQWQTLLFLLFHAILFTVLSILYLAYFNPVVHLFERFLAVASVPGGAARFAAGFTGSVTAISAICLFFAAANFFYSSLPLHYDMAHRMVNSVNDWSTVKHALDLGCGRGILLNAVATQLKKGGSSGRVVGLDRSKSSTLSTLRTAKMEGVGEYVTCREGDPRRLPFGDNYFDVVVSGVFVHTVGKEHGPKTVAASAERMRAVGELVRVLKPGGVGVVWDLVHVPEYVRRLQELKMEDVRVSERVTAFMVNSHIVSFRKPSQHFVGPNEVRLDWRC